One window of Nitrospirota bacterium genomic DNA carries:
- a CDS encoding class I SAM-dependent methyltransferase: MFNILRKTVTGTMFVLFFLTYSFTVYGQQQQHTPASQQRFDDIQYWVKVFEDPEREKWQKPDEVVKALNLKQGDVVADLGAGTGYFTRRLAVAVGPAGKALGLEVEPSMVNYMEQDAKKLGLKNYMARLIKTDDPELGPDSVDVVFICDTYHHIENRSAYLQKLSKSLKAGGRIVVVDFHKKPIPVGPQDPEHKLSEETVHKEFHDAGYRVIRSQCILPYQYFIEFGL, encoded by the coding sequence ATGTTTAACATTTTAAGAAAGACAGTAACCGGAACGATGTTCGTCCTGTTTTTCCTGACGTATTCATTTACAGTTTACGGGCAGCAGCAACAGCATACACCCGCGTCACAGCAGAGGTTTGACGACATTCAATACTGGGTCAAGGTGTTCGAGGACCCGGAACGGGAAAAATGGCAGAAACCCGATGAAGTGGTAAAGGCCCTTAACCTGAAACAGGGCGATGTAGTCGCCGATCTCGGCGCAGGCACAGGATATTTTACCAGGCGATTGGCGGTTGCAGTCGGCCCGGCCGGAAAGGCCCTTGGTCTTGAGGTGGAACCCTCGATGGTCAATTATATGGAGCAGGACGCCAAAAAGCTGGGCCTCAAAAATTATATGGCCAGGCTTATCAAAACTGATGACCCTGAGCTCGGACCGGATTCCGTGGATGTTGTTTTCATATGCGATACATACCATCACATTGAGAACAGGTCCGCATATTTACAGAAGCTTTCTAAGAGCCTGAAAGCAGGCGGGAGGATAGTGGTTGTGGATTTCCACAAGAAACCGATTCCCGTAGGCCCGCAGGACCCGGAGCACAAGTTGTCAGAGGAAACGGTCCATAAAGAGTTCCACGACGCGGGT
- a CDS encoding cytochrome c: MCFIKTIFSVIFILLPAAGMSLSVSGSDTVISHDRPGRYGERFALQRTEKPIETIKRGIKSAPESTERGKNLFDAKCRFCHNAYSTDTIVGPGLMGILKNPKLPVSKLPATPENIKKQLRKPFSTMPSFDYLSGKEVEDIIAYLNTL; encoded by the coding sequence ATGTGTTTTATTAAAACTATTTTCTCTGTAATATTTATCCTGCTGCCTGCGGCAGGCATGTCCCTCTCTGTTTCTGGATCAGACACCGTTATATCTCATGACAGGCCGGGCCGGTACGGAGAAAGATTCGCTCTGCAAAGGACGGAAAAACCGATTGAAACCATTAAACGTGGAATTAAATCAGCCCCTGAGAGCACCGAAAGAGGCAAAAACCTTTTTGACGCAAAATGCAGGTTTTGTCATAATGCTTACAGCACTGATACTATTGTAGGGCCGGGGTTAATGGGAATACTTAAAAACCCGAAGCTCCCTGTAAGCAAACTTCCGGCAACTCCGGAAAATATTAAAAAGCAATTAAGGAAGCCTTTCAGCACGATGCCATCGTTTGATTATCTTTCCGGAAAAGAAGTGGAAGACATAATCGCATATCTAAATACACTTTAG